In one window of Methanosarcina vacuolata Z-761 DNA:
- the ribB gene encoding 3,4-dihydroxy-2-butanone-4-phosphate synthase: MNRSMVYECLTYRNENINRALEALRAGKMIQIYDSDSREGETDLVIPAKAVTFKDVKWMRKDAGGLICVAVDPVASKQLRLPFMAELVREASKTSDVLGEVVEKEGDLKYDSHSSFSLWVNHRETRTGIPDNERALTIRKIGEITEKKLSGDVIHFGEEFRTPGHVALLRAAEGLLDDRKGQTELSVALARMAGITPAMVVCEMLDDNNGKALSKEDSKEYGKEHGLVFLEGQEIVEAYMTWAGSE, encoded by the coding sequence ATGAACAGAAGTATGGTTTACGAATGTCTTACGTACAGAAATGAGAATATCAACCGGGCGCTGGAAGCCCTGAGAGCCGGAAAAATGATCCAGATTTACGATTCGGACTCAAGGGAAGGAGAAACTGATCTTGTAATTCCTGCAAAAGCGGTCACTTTCAAAGACGTAAAATGGATGCGAAAAGATGCAGGCGGCCTTATCTGTGTGGCTGTAGACCCTGTAGCATCAAAACAGCTCAGGTTGCCTTTTATGGCTGAACTCGTCAGGGAAGCCAGTAAAACCAGTGATGTGCTTGGGGAAGTTGTAGAGAAAGAAGGTGACCTTAAATACGATTCTCATTCTTCCTTTTCTCTCTGGGTCAATCACAGGGAGACCAGAACCGGGATTCCTGATAATGAAAGAGCTCTTACTATCCGGAAAATCGGGGAGATTACGGAAAAAAAGTTGTCCGGGGATGTAATTCATTTTGGAGAAGAATTTAGAACCCCTGGGCATGTTGCACTGCTGAGGGCTGCCGAAGGGCTTCTGGATGACCGCAAAGGCCAGACCGAACTTTCAGTTGCTCTTGCCCGTATGGCAGGCATTACCCCTGCAATGGTAGTTTGCGAGATGCTTGATGATAATAATGGTAAAGCTCTTTCCAAAGAAGACTCAAAAGAGTATGGTAAAGAACACGGGTTGGTGTTTCTGGAAGGGCAGGAAATAGTCGAAGCCTATATGACATGGGCAGGCTCGGAATAA
- a CDS encoding PKD domain-containing protein, with translation MKMDKKFCSVALASTAIVLFLILMLSTTSTATAQNTSSTAKYAYITNSGSTTVSVIDITTNKVTSTINVGQYPYGVAVNPDGTKVYVSKEKSGTISVIDTAKNKVTATVRVGKNPWGVAVNPTGTKVYVANEGSKTVSVIDTASNKVTATVYVGNYPCGIAVNPAGTKVYVANSLDNTVSVIDTSTNKAIATIKVGNLPTGVAVNPAGTRVYVTNEYDVSVIDTSKNKVAARVKVGKYPWGVAVNPAGTKVYVTNYGDGTFSVINTATNKVTATVTVGSYPLGIAFSPDGTKAYVAKETSGAVSVINTATNKVTATVRVGKDPAAFGQFIGSVSVQNPVVPDADFIGSPVSGSSPLKVQFTDKSTGSPTDWKWNFGDGSDLVTEYNPTHTYSKPGTYTVKETVSNAAGKDTEIKTDYITVTEASQTPDADFVGSPVSGSSPLKVQFTDKSTGSPTYWKWNFGDGSDLVTEYNPTHTYSKPGTYTVKETVSNAAGKDTEIKTDYITVTETSQTPDADFVGSPVSGSSP, from the coding sequence ATGAAAATGGACAAAAAATTCTGTTCAGTAGCTTTAGCTTCAACGGCCATTGTTTTATTTTTAATTTTAATGTTATCTACTACATCGACCGCTACTGCACAAAATACTTCAAGCACGGCTAAATACGCTTACATCACGAATAGCGGCAGCACCACTGTCTCTGTAATTGACATCACAACAAACAAAGTTACATCCACAATAAATGTAGGACAATATCCCTACGGGGTTGCAGTTAACCCCGATGGAACAAAAGTGTATGTGTCGAAAGAAAAAAGTGGAACTATTTCCGTAATTGACACTGCAAAAAATAAGGTTACAGCCACAGTGAGGGTAGGAAAAAACCCCTGGGGAGTTGCAGTTAATCCGACGGGAACAAAGGTATATGTGGCAAACGAAGGTAGTAAGACAGTCTCTGTAATTGATACTGCTAGCAACAAGGTTACAGCTACAGTGTATGTAGGAAATTATCCTTGTGGAATTGCAGTTAACCCGGCAGGAACAAAGGTATATGTGGCGAATTCCCTTGATAACACTGTTTCTGTAATTGACACATCAACAAACAAGGCTATAGCCACAATAAAAGTAGGAAACCTCCCTACCGGAGTTGCAGTTAATCCGGCGGGAACAAGGGTATATGTGACGAATGAGTACGATGTTTCTGTAATTGACACATCAAAAAATAAGGTTGCAGCAAGAGTAAAAGTGGGAAAGTACCCATGGGGAGTTGCGGTAAACCCGGCTGGAACAAAGGTATATGTGACAAACTATGGAGATGGTACTTTTTCTGTGATTAATACGGCCACAAACAAGGTTACAGCCACAGTGACGGTGGGAAGTTATCCATTAGGGATTGCTTTCAGTCCGGACGGGACTAAGGCATATGTGGCAAAAGAAACAAGCGGAGCTGTCTCTGTAATTAACACAGCCACAAACAAGGTTACAGCTACAGTGAGGGTGGGAAAAGACCCTGCTGCATTCGGGCAGTTTATAGGTTCTGTTTCTGTGCAAAATCCAGTAGTTCCTGATGCAGATTTCATTGGTTCTCCAGTCTCAGGAAGTTCCCCATTAAAAGTGCAGTTTACCGACAAGAGTACAGGTTCCCCGACTGATTGGAAATGGAACTTCGGAGATGGATCGGATCTGGTAACTGAATATAATCCAACACATACATACTCAAAACCCGGAACGTATACTGTGAAAGAGACCGTGAGTAATGCAGCAGGTAAGGATACGGAAATAAAAACGGATTATATAACCGTGACAGAAGCTTCACAAACTCCTGATGCAGATTTCGTTGGTTCTCCAGTCTCAGGAAGTTCCCCATTAAAAGTGCAGTTTACTGACAAGAGTACAGGGTCCCCAACTTATTGGAAATGGAACTTTGGAGATGGATCGGATCTGGTAACTGAATATAATCCAACACATACATACTCAAAACCCGGAACGTATACTGTGAAAGAGACCGTGAGTAATGCAGCAGGTAAGGATACGGAAATAAAAACAGATTATATAACCGTGACAGAAACTTCGCAAACTCCTGATGCAGATTTCGTTGGTTCTCCAGTCTCAGGAAGTTCCCCATAA
- a CDS encoding PKD domain-containing protein, whose translation MQFTDKSTGSPTYWKWNFGDGSDLVTEYNPTHTYSKPGTYTVKETVSNAAGKDTEIKTDYITVTETSQTPDADFVGSPVSGSSPLKVQFTDKSTGSPTYWKWNFGDGSDLVTEYNPTHTYSKPGTYTVKETVSNAAGKDTEIKTDYITVTETSQTPDADFVGSPVSGSSPLNVQFTDKSTGSPTYWKWNFGDGSDLVTEYNPTHTYSKPGTYTVKETVSNAAGKDTEIKTDYITVTEASQTPDADFVGSPVSGSSPLNVQFTDKSTGSPTYWKWNFGDGSDLVTEYNPTHTYSKPGTYTVKETVSNAAGRDTEIKTDYITVTEASQAPVADFWGWPLSGNAPLKVTFTETSTGSPTSWKWDFGDGKSSTEKSPTHTYSSAGTYTVKLTATNEAGSSTKSKWKYIKVSE comes from the coding sequence GTGCAGTTTACCGACAAGAGTACAGGTTCCCCAACTTATTGGAAATGGAACTTTGGAGATGGATCGGATCTGGTAACTGAATATAATCCAACACATACATACTCAAAACCCGGAACGTATACTGTGAAAGAGACCGTGAGTAATGCGGCAGGTAAGGATACGGAAATAAAAACAGATTATATAACCGTGACAGAAACTTCGCAAACTCCTGATGCAGATTTCGTTGGCTCTCCAGTCTCAGGAAGTTCCCCATTAAAAGTGCAGTTTACCGACAAGAGTACAGGTTCCCCAACTTATTGGAAATGGAACTTTGGAGATGGATCGGATCTGGTAACTGAATATAATCCAACACATACATACTCAAAACCCGGAACGTATACTGTGAAAGAGACCGTGAGTAATGCAGCAGGTAAGGATACGGAAATAAAAACAGATTATATAACCGTGACAGAAACTTCGCAAACTCCTGATGCAGATTTCGTTGGTTCTCCAGTCTCAGGAAGTTCACCATTAAACGTGCAGTTTACTGACAAGAGTACAGGGTCACCGACTTATTGGAAATGGAACTTCGGAGATGGATCGGATCTGGTGACTGAATATAATCCAACACATACATACTCAAAACCCGGAACGTATACTGTGAAAGAGACCGTGAGTAATGCAGCAGGTAAGGATACGGAAATAAAAACGGATTATATAACCGTGACAGAAGCTTCACAAACTCCTGATGCAGATTTCGTTGGTTCTCCAGTCTCAGGAAGTTCACCATTAAACGTGCAGTTTACTGACAAGAGTACAGGGTCACCGACTTATTGGAAATGGAACTTCGGAGATGGATCGGATCTGGTGACTGAATATAATCCAACACATACATACTCAAAACCCGGAACGTATACTGTGAAGGAGACCGTGAGTAATGCAGCAGGCAGGGATACGGAAATAAAAACGGATTATATAACCGTGACAGAAGCTTCACAAGCTCCTGTTGCAGATTTCTGGGGCTGGCCACTCTCAGGAAATGCTCCACTAAAGGTAACATTTACTGAGACCAGTACCGGCTCCCCAACCTCATGGAAATGGGATTTCGGAGATGGTAAATCTTCAACAGAAAAGAGTCCAACACATACATATTCATCTGCAGGAACTTACACGGTTAAACTCACAGCAACAAATGAAGCAGGAAGTAGTACAAAATCAAAATGGAAATATATAAAAGTGTCAGAGTGA
- a CDS encoding PKD domain-containing protein, with the protein MKVNKKLCSVALVSTAIVLFLILIFSTTSAATAQNTSSTAKYAYITNSGSTTVSVIDITTNKVTATINVGKSPYGVAVNPAGTKVYVSKEKSGTISVIDTAKNEVTATVKVGKNPWGVAVNPTGTKVYVANEGSKTVSVIDTASNKVTATVYVGNYPCGIAVNPAGTKVYVANSLDNTVSVIDTSTNKAIATIKVGNLPTGVAVNPAGTRVYVTNEYDVSVIDTSKNKVTARVKVGKYPWGVAVNPAGTKVYVTNYGDGTFSVINTATNKVTATVHVGSSPLGIAFSPDGTKAYVAKETSGVVSVINTATNRVTATVRVKKDPVAFGQFIGSVEAQNPKTPVAVFYASPKLGKAPLSVKFTDKSTGSPTKWKWNFGDGTSSTTRSPTHEYSKAGKYTVKLTVTNAAGSNTATKSKYIIVIVKPTAVFYASPKVGNAPLSVKFTDKSTGSPTKWKWDFGDGTSSTTRSPTHEYSKAGKYTVKLTVTNIAGSNTATKSKYIIVKATSKAPVADFVGLPLSGKAPLKVTFTDKSTGSPTKWKWDFGDGKSSTEQSPTHTYSSAGTYTVKLTATNAAGSNTKTKSKYITVTATSQAPVADFWGWPLSGNAPLKVTFTETSTGSPTSWKWDFGDGTSSTEQSPTHTYSSAGTYTVKLTATNAAGSSTKTKWNYVKVSGASQVPVADFWGWPLSGEAPLKVTFTETSTGSPTSWKWDFGDGTSSTEQSPTHTYSSAGTYTVKLTATNAAGSSTKSKWNYVKVAR; encoded by the coding sequence ATGAAAGTGAACAAAAAATTGTGTTCAGTAGCTTTAGTTTCAACAGCCATTGTTTTATTTTTAATTTTGATATTCTCTACTACATCGGCAGCTACTGCACAAAATACTTCAAGTACGGCTAAATACGCCTACATTACTAATAGCGGCAGCACCACTGTCTCTGTAATTGACATCACAACAAACAAAGTTACAGCCACAATAAATGTAGGAAAATCTCCCTACGGGGTTGCAGTCAACCCCGCTGGAACAAAAGTGTATGTGTCGAAAGAAAAAAGTGGAACTATTTCCGTAATTGACACTGCAAAAAATGAGGTTACAGCCACAGTGAAGGTAGGAAAAAACCCCTGGGGAGTTGCAGTTAATCCGACGGGAACAAAGGTATATGTGGCAAACGAAGGTAGTAAGACAGTCTCTGTAATTGATACTGCTAGCAACAAGGTTACAGCTACAGTGTATGTAGGAAATTATCCTTGTGGAATTGCAGTTAACCCGGCAGGAACAAAGGTATATGTGGCGAATTCCCTTGATAACACTGTTTCTGTAATTGACACATCAACAAACAAGGCTATAGCCACAATAAAAGTAGGAAATCTCCCTACCGGAGTTGCAGTTAATCCGGCGGGAACAAGGGTATATGTGACGAATGAGTACGATGTTTCTGTAATTGACACATCAAAAAATAAGGTTACAGCAAGAGTAAAAGTAGGAAAGTACCCATGGGGAGTTGCGGTAAACCCGGCTGGAACAAAGGTATATGTGACAAACTATGGAGATGGTACTTTTTCTGTGATTAATACGGCCACAAACAAGGTTACAGCCACAGTGCATGTAGGAAGTTCCCCCTTAGGGATTGCTTTCAGTCCGGACGGGACTAAGGCATATGTGGCAAAAGAAACAAGTGGTGTCGTCTCCGTAATTAACACAGCCACAAACAGGGTTACAGCTACAGTGAGGGTCAAAAAAGATCCCGTTGCATTCGGGCAGTTTATAGGTTCTGTCGAAGCACAAAACCCAAAGACTCCAGTTGCTGTATTTTATGCATCTCCAAAATTAGGAAAAGCGCCTTTAAGCGTTAAATTTACTGACAAAAGTACCGGCTCCCCAACTAAATGGAAATGGAATTTTGGAGACGGAACGTCGTCAACAACCAGAAGTCCAACTCATGAGTATTCTAAAGCTGGAAAATATACTGTTAAACTTACAGTAACAAATGCTGCAGGCAGTAACACCGCAACAAAATCAAAATATATCATAGTGATAGTAAAACCGACTGCTGTATTTTATGCATCTCCAAAAGTAGGAAACGCACCTTTAAGCGTTAAATTTACTGACAAAAGTACCGGCTCCCCAACTAAATGGAAATGGGATTTTGGAGACGGAACGTCGTCAACAACCAGAAGTCCAACTCATGAGTATTCTAAAGCTGGAAAATATACTGTTAAACTTACAGTAACAAATATCGCAGGCAGTAACACCGCAACAAAATCAAAATATATCATAGTAAAAGCTACTTCGAAAGCTCCTGTTGCAGATTTCGTGGGGTTGCCACTCTCAGGAAAAGCTCCACTAAAGGTAACATTTACTGACAAAAGTACAGGTTCCCCAACTAAATGGAAATGGGATTTTGGAGATGGTAAATCTTCAACAGAACAGAGTCCAACACACACATATTCATCTGCAGGAACTTATACTGTTAAACTTACAGCAACAAATGCAGCAGGAAGTAATACAAAAACAAAATCAAAATATATCACAGTAACAGCTACTTCACAGGCTCCTGTTGCAGATTTCTGGGGCTGGCCACTCTCAGGAAATGCTCCACTAAAGGTAACATTTACTGAGACCAGTACCGGCTCCCCAACTTCCTGGAAATGGGATTTTGGAGATGGTACCTCTTCAACAGAACAGAGTCCAACACACACATATTCATCTGCAGGAACTTATACTGTTAAACTTACAGCAACAAATGCAGCAGGAAGTAGTACAAAAACAAAATGGAATTATGTAAAAGTGTCTGGTGCTTCACAAGTTCCTGTTGCAGATTTCTGGGGCTGGCCACTCTCAGGAGAAGCTCCACTAAAGGTAACATTTACTGAGACCAGTACGGGCTCCCCAACTTCCTGGAAATGGGATTTTGGTGATGGTACATCTTCAACAGAACAGAGTCCAACACACACATATTCATCTGCAGGAACTTATACTGTTAAACTTACAGCAACAAATGCAGCAGGAAGTAGTACAAAATCAAAATGGAATTATGTAAAAGTGGCAAGGTGA
- a CDS encoding right-handed parallel beta-helix repeat-containing protein, with protein sequence MLVTFLILLFLSGLGAAAEIIVQPGSSIQKAVNNSSSGDIITVKPGTYIENIIVTKNDLTIRSESGKPDNTVIKAKSSGANVFLLQGDNIKISGLKAIGATRSGYSGICLSSCSNCVIENNKLLSNCYGIYLLRSKGDKLSKNTATNNLQYGIVLGTATDNTISGNTALNNGRGIHIGNSDGNTLSGNTVQDNSVYGLYVCPRSDTNQIYNNYFNDTNMTIRNGIGNTYNTKKTAGTNIVGGHYIGGNFWGKPDGTGFSNTAVDSDGDGISDSAYKNITGSIYSDNLPLVTSKSDTLKPIAAFSASPTSGNAPLSVIFTDSSTGSPTSWKWSFGDGATSTEQNPAHTYSTQGNYTVALTVSNSAGNNTVTKTGYIAVGTTASKPVVSFWGSPRTGNAPLSVTFKDSTSGSPTAWNWSFGDGTFSTVQNPKHTYSTAGNYVVKLTATNAAGNSTLSKWNYIIVTGTSSQAPIAAFSGSPTSGSTPLSVTFTDSSTGSPTAWNWNFGDGTSSTVQNPVHTYSTAGSYGVTLTVSNSAGSNTTTKSSYIKVTANSTTNATIPVVSFWGSRTSGTAPLTITFTDASTNTPTSWNWNFGDGNYSTLQKPRHTYSKAGNYSLTLKASNAAGTGTKTRVNYIKVT encoded by the coding sequence TTGTTAGTAACTTTTTTAATTTTATTATTTTTATCTGGTCTTGGAGCTGCGGCTGAGATTATAGTGCAGCCAGGAAGTTCTATTCAAAAAGCTGTGAATAATTCATCTTCGGGCGATATAATTACTGTAAAGCCCGGAACCTATATTGAAAATATCATAGTAACTAAAAACGATCTTACCATTCGGTCAGAATCAGGAAAACCTGATAACACAGTAATTAAAGCCAAAAGTTCAGGGGCTAATGTGTTTCTCCTGCAGGGAGACAACATAAAGATATCTGGACTTAAGGCTATAGGAGCAACTCGATCCGGCTATTCAGGAATCTGTCTGTCTTCGTGCAGTAACTGCGTAATCGAGAATAACAAACTTTTGAGCAATTGTTATGGAATCTATCTCCTGCGTTCCAAAGGGGACAAGCTGTCAAAGAACACGGCTACAAATAATCTGCAATATGGAATTGTACTTGGGACTGCTACAGACAATACCATTTCAGGAAATACGGCCCTTAATAATGGCCGCGGTATTCATATTGGCAACTCTGATGGCAATACCCTCTCAGGCAATACTGTTCAAGACAATAGTGTTTATGGGCTTTATGTCTGTCCCAGAAGCGACACTAATCAGATTTACAACAATTACTTCAATGACACTAATATGACTATTAGAAATGGGATCGGAAATACCTATAATACCAAAAAAACCGCAGGCACTAATATTGTGGGCGGCCATTACATAGGAGGCAACTTCTGGGGAAAACCTGATGGTACAGGATTTTCCAATACTGCAGTAGATAGCGATGGAGACGGAATTTCCGATTCTGCATATAAGAATATAACAGGCAGCATCTATTCTGACAACCTTCCTCTAGTAACTTCTAAATCCGATACGTTAAAGCCAATTGCTGCGTTTTCGGCATCCCCTACATCAGGAAACGCGCCTTTGAGTGTAATATTTACTGACAGCAGTACAGGTTCGCCCACTTCATGGAAGTGGAGTTTCGGGGACGGAGCCACTTCAACCGAACAGAACCCGGCACACACTTATTCTACTCAAGGGAACTATACGGTGGCACTTACAGTAAGCAACTCTGCAGGCAATAATACTGTAACAAAAACTGGGTATATAGCGGTAGGAACAACAGCGTCAAAGCCGGTTGTAAGTTTCTGGGGGTCTCCGAGAACAGGGAATGCGCCACTGAGCGTGACTTTTAAGGATAGTACTTCAGGCTCCCCTACTGCCTGGAACTGGAGTTTCGGAGATGGGACCTTTTCAACAGTACAGAACCCGAAGCATACGTATTCGACAGCAGGAAATTACGTAGTAAAGCTGACAGCGACCAATGCTGCAGGAAATTCCACATTATCAAAATGGAATTATATAATAGTAACAGGAACGTCTTCGCAGGCCCCGATTGCTGCGTTTTCGGGATCTCCAACTTCTGGAAGTACGCCCCTGAGTGTAACATTTACTGACAGCAGTACAGGTTCGCCAACAGCATGGAACTGGAATTTTGGAGACGGAACCAGTTCAACAGTCCAGAACCCTGTACATACATATTCGACAGCAGGAAGTTACGGTGTAACGCTTACAGTAAGCAACTCTGCAGGTAGTAATACGACAACAAAATCCAGTTACATAAAAGTGACAGCAAACAGTACAACAAATGCAACAATACCTGTTGTAAGCTTCTGGGGATCACGAACTTCAGGAACAGCCCCTCTTACTATCACATTTACTGATGCAAGTACAAACACCCCTACTTCCTGGAACTGGAATTTTGGAGATGGAAACTATTCAACATTACAAAAACCAAGGCACACTTATTCAAAAGCAGGAAACTATTCATTAACACTTAAGGCAAGTAACGCAGCCGGCACTGGTACGAAGACCAGAGTCAATTATATAAAAGTAACATAA
- a CDS encoding ATP-dependent DNA helicase — translation MTQKNGYMRYFTKQSCYPNQAEAMEKIHSSLLSEKIVLFEGACGTGKTLSALAPALSVGKKLNKVVIIVTNVHQQMVQFINEAREISRGNEIKTIVFKGKTSMCPENLDYEECRLKGENTYDLLDLEREVSSKEKELKDAYEKYKRTKDPALYSLRTELEKELEETKKKTRALRSNSCPELYEVLKFEGSEFSNWLFSDVRSPEEVLEYAEDRDMCGYELLKKELKKAELLICNFHHVLSAEIFMMLLKWLERDPEDIILIFDEAHNIEASARSHSSTMLSELTIEKALSEVGETPESDNSFMLGKETGSGGGIPLDQDYAARLYAKKLFTCLLAALRDTYDAKLKFGERNRLGKHWQDIQISDPYERFDILKARFLREAIKEGFSDEEKVLTRLREIGEFGGRLEEVYAENYKKGLLTVPKRSQIRYVADFLSSYLVLSDRQNYYPVLNVRRDFKSDRIAGRIELFTCIPKNVTQPLFDSIYAAVLMSATLRPFEMIKSTLGISREVEEISYGTTFPRERRLTLAVSIPPLFAKNRDSPETLENIKEALLAATVASPGNVIIYFQSYAEALRYTKLLEPELSIPILLDETGVSAQEIRKEFFKIGEQGGKALLITYLWGTLSEGVDFRDSRGRTVIIVGIGYPALNDRIKAVESAYDAVFGCGEGWEFAVQVPTIRKVRQAMGRVVRSPDDYGVRILLDSRYQGSQVRKLGKFSVFDYFPPEEKREFIDIAPRDVGSIVEEFFAHVTPNNLTKNESESQTSNRVDFGSFAEKL, via the coding sequence ATGACGCAAAAGAACGGATATATGCGGTATTTTACGAAACAGAGTTGCTACCCTAACCAGGCAGAAGCCATGGAAAAGATTCACTCGTCTCTCCTGAGCGAAAAAATCGTACTCTTTGAAGGGGCATGCGGGACAGGCAAGACTTTAAGTGCACTTGCCCCTGCATTGAGTGTGGGGAAAAAACTCAATAAAGTCGTTATTATAGTCACCAACGTCCATCAGCAGATGGTTCAATTTATAAATGAAGCAAGAGAGATTTCCCGGGGCAACGAAATAAAAACAATCGTTTTCAAGGGCAAGACTTCAATGTGCCCTGAAAATCTCGATTACGAAGAATGCAGGCTCAAAGGGGAAAATACCTATGACCTCCTTGACCTTGAAAGAGAAGTTTCTTCAAAAGAAAAAGAACTAAAGGATGCCTATGAGAAATACAAAAGGACAAAAGACCCTGCTCTTTATTCCCTGAGAACTGAGCTTGAAAAAGAACTTGAAGAAACTAAGAAAAAAACTCGGGCTTTAAGGAGCAATTCCTGCCCGGAGCTTTATGAAGTACTGAAATTTGAAGGTAGCGAATTTTCCAACTGGCTTTTTTCCGATGTAAGAAGCCCGGAAGAAGTCCTGGAGTATGCCGAAGACCGTGACATGTGCGGGTATGAACTGCTGAAAAAAGAACTCAAAAAAGCCGAACTTCTAATCTGCAATTTTCATCACGTCCTCAGTGCTGAGATTTTCATGATGCTGCTTAAATGGCTTGAACGCGACCCTGAAGATATCATCCTAATTTTTGATGAAGCGCATAATATTGAGGCATCTGCCCGTTCCCATTCTTCAACAATGCTCTCGGAATTGACTATTGAAAAAGCCCTTTCGGAAGTAGGCGAGACTCCCGAATCTGACAATTCTTTTATGTTAGGTAAAGAAACTGGTTCGGGAGGCGGCATTCCCCTTGACCAGGACTACGCAGCTCGACTATATGCGAAAAAGCTGTTTACCTGCCTCCTTGCCGCTCTCAGGGACACATATGATGCGAAATTGAAGTTTGGGGAAAGGAACAGGCTTGGAAAACACTGGCAGGACATTCAGATCAGCGACCCTTATGAACGCTTTGACATCCTGAAAGCTCGCTTTTTACGGGAAGCGATAAAGGAAGGTTTTTCGGATGAAGAAAAAGTCCTGACCCGGCTGCGGGAGATTGGCGAGTTTGGAGGAAGGCTGGAAGAGGTCTATGCGGAAAATTACAAAAAAGGGCTCCTTACAGTTCCAAAACGTTCCCAGATCAGATATGTTGCAGACTTTTTATCCTCTTACCTCGTGCTTTCGGATAGGCAAAACTATTATCCAGTTCTGAACGTGCGCAGGGATTTCAAAAGCGATAGAATCGCCGGCAGGATTGAGCTTTTCACATGTATCCCTAAAAATGTGACTCAGCCTCTATTTGATTCCATTTATGCGGCAGTACTCATGTCGGCTACACTCCGGCCCTTCGAAATGATAAAATCCACACTTGGCATCTCAAGAGAAGTGGAAGAAATTTCCTATGGCACGACATTTCCCAGAGAAAGGAGGCTTACTCTTGCGGTTTCCATCCCTCCGCTTTTTGCAAAGAATCGGGACAGCCCGGAAACGCTTGAAAACATTAAAGAAGCCCTGCTTGCAGCTACTGTTGCATCGCCAGGGAACGTGATTATTTACTTCCAGAGCTATGCTGAAGCACTTCGCTATACTAAACTCCTTGAGCCTGAACTTTCTATTCCTATTCTCCTTGACGAAACAGGGGTTTCAGCCCAGGAAATCCGAAAGGAGTTTTTCAAAATAGGAGAGCAGGGAGGAAAAGCCTTACTTATAACATATCTCTGGGGAACATTGAGTGAAGGTGTTGATTTCAGAGATTCCAGGGGCAGGACCGTGATTATAGTGGGAATCGGATATCCGGCCCTAAACGACCGAATTAAGGCTGTAGAGTCTGCTTATGATGCGGTTTTCGGCTGTGGGGAAGGCTGGGAGTTTGCAGTCCAGGTGCCTACAATCAGGAAAGTTAGACAGGCAATGGGAAGAGTAGTACGTTCTCCAGACGACTACGGAGTAAGGATTCTCCTTGATTCCCGCTACCAGGGCTCCCAGGTACGTAAACTCGGCAAATTTTCGGTTTTTGACTATTTCCCACCTGAAGAAAAAAGAGAGTTTATCGACATTGCACCCAGGGATGTGGGAAGTATTGTGGAAGAATTTTTTGCACACGTCACGCCAAATAATCTCACAAAAAATGAGTCGGAGTCCCAGACTTCAAATCGTGTGGACTTTGGAAGCTTTGCTGAAAAGCTTTGA
- a CDS encoding winged helix-turn-helix transcriptional regulator yields MVSQIRNNKHCQCPVEATLEVIGGKWKPIILWQLRTEKLRFSGLQQSMQGISPKMLTKQLRELEEDGLILREIYPEIPPRVEYSLTEFGKTVLPVLDALCKWGIEYLGRECLLNDQSLSDRS; encoded by the coding sequence ATGGTAAGTCAAATCCGGAATAACAAACATTGCCAGTGTCCTGTGGAAGCAACTCTGGAGGTAATTGGAGGCAAATGGAAGCCTATTATCCTCTGGCAGTTGAGGACAGAAAAACTGCGTTTTTCAGGGCTCCAGCAAAGTATGCAGGGTATTTCACCCAAGATGCTTACGAAACAGCTCAGGGAACTCGAAGAAGACGGGCTTATTCTCAGGGAAATTTATCCTGAAATCCCACCTAGAGTTGAGTATTCACTGACCGAATTCGGAAAGACTGTGCTTCCGGTCCTGGACGCTCTCTGCAAATGGGGAATTGAGTATCTTGGAAGAGAGTGCTTACTGAATGATCAATCGCTTAGTGATAGATCGTGA